Below is a window of Wenzhouxiangella sp. XN201 DNA.
GCCCTGCGAGTTGCTCTTTTGAGTAACCGAGTCTTTCCTCGACGCGCTGGTTGGCCTGCAGCAGTCGTCCGCGCAGGTCGAAGAGCATGAAGCCCATCGGTGCCCGGGCGATCGCCTGGCCCAGCAGGTCCTGGTCGATGGGGTTCGAAAAATCGGGGAGCGTCAGCATGCCCGCTCCGGGCGGACACAGGGGTAGGGTGCCGATGGTCTCGGCAAACTTGCATGGTCCGGGAGCCGCATGGCTGCCGATACTAGTCTGCCGTGGACTTTAAAGCAATCAGCCTCTGCGATGGCCTAAACTGCACCGCCATGACGCAGCTGTTCCAACATATCCTGCCGCCGGCGATGCAACGGGGTTTGCCGGTGTGAGTGAAACGACCCCCCGGGGGATCCCCCCGGCCGGACGCTTTGCCTTCCTGGCTGCGCTGTGTTCTTCCTTCGGGCAGACCTTTTACATCGGTTTGTTCGGCGCGGACTTTCGCGCCGACTTCAATCTGGGTGAATCGGGCCTGGGTACGCTCTACGGCACGGCCACCCTGATCAGCGGCCTGAGCATGTTCTGGCTGGGCGCGATAGCCGACTACCTGACCCTGCGCCGCGCCATTGTGGTGACGATGATTTTGCTGGCCATTGGCGCCACCTTCGTCGGATTTGCACCCGGTATCGCTGGATTGTTCATCGGGCTGGTCCTTCTGCGCCTGGCCGGTCAGGGCCTGGCTGGCCATCTGGCCGTGGTGGCCGCCGCCCGCTACGCGGTCAAGCGCCGCGGCCGTGCGGTCGCCATGGCGAGTTACGGATTCATCGCCGGCGAGGCCTCGCTGCCGCCGCTCGTGGCCGGGCTGATGGGCTGGTTGGCCTGGAGACAGGTTTGGTGGCTGGCCGCCGCGACACTGGTTTTCGTAGCCGTGCCGCTGCTTGTCACGCTGGCACGGCCCTTGAGCGGACGCGAGCCGGCAAGTGAAACGACAACCGCGTCGAATCCAACGGGTCCGCTGACCCGCCGGAAACTGTTCGTCCACGGCCGGTTTCTGCGGGTTCTTGCCGTCGTGCTGGTCTCGCCGCTGGTCGTGACCGCCTTGTTCCTTCACCAGAGCTCGCTCGCCGAACGCCTGGCGTGGTCGCTCCCGGCGGTGGCGTCCGGGTTTGTCCTGTTTGCCGCCATGCAGGGAGTTGCGGCATTTGCCGGAGGCCGACTCATTGATCGGTTCAGCGCCTGCACGCTGCTTCGGTTCTACCTGCTTCCGCTCGGCCTGGGCGTGGCGGCGCTCGGCATTCTGCCGTCTGCACCGGCCATGTGGGTGATGTTTGCCGGGCTTGGTCTGACGGCCGGGATCAATGGGGTGGTCAGCGGTGCTGTCTGGGTCGAACTGTTCGGCACCGAGCGGCTGGGCATGATCCGTGGTGTCTACGCCTCGCTCATGGTGCTTTCCACGGCGGCCGGCCCCGTCCTGCTCGGCGGCCTGCTCGAGCGCGACGTCGCGCTGGAAACCATTGGCGGCGTCTGCCTGGTCTACGTGTTGTTCGCGCCGCTGGTGATCGCCGGACGATTGCGGCCGCAGTCGGCCTAGGCGGAAACTTCCGGCCGGTCGTCGCCGCCATCCGCTGTGAACCGGCGCCAAAGCCATTTTTCCAGTTCCACGGCCAACAGCAAGGGGACGACCAATGCGCCGATCAGCAGCCAGTGCCCGGCCTCCAGCGCGGTCGTGCCGAAGATCAGTTGCGCGGCTGGCAGGTAGGTGAAGCCGAGTTGCATGACGACCAGGATCGCCACCATCAACCAGGCCCAGCGGTTGGCGCCGAGCGACTCGCGGGTGAGGCTGGGCGCAAAAAGCCGCCGGCAGTTGAACAGGTATACGATTTCGCCGGCAACCAGCAGGTTGACCGCCAGCGTGCGCGCCAGGGCCTCGTCGCCGCTTCCGGTTACGCTCCACTGGAACAGGGCGAAAGTCGCGCCGGTCAGGACCAGGCCGACCCAGAGGATACGAGCTGCGACGAATCCGGTGATCAAGCCCTCCGACCTCGGACGCGGCGGGCGACGCATCACGTCGCCCTCGGTGGGTTCGAAGGCCAATGCCAGGGCGAGGGTGACAGCCGTGGCCATGTTGATCCACAGAATCTGGACCGGCGTGATCGGCAAGGTCACTCCGGCCAGTACGGCCAGCGCTACGACCAGGGCCTCGGCGGCGTTGGTCGGCAGAATGAACAGCACGGCCTTGCGGATGTTGTCGTAGACTCCGCGGCCTTCCTCGATGCCGGCGGCGATGGTGCTGAAGTTGTCGTCGGCAAGCACCATCTCGGCCGCCTGTCGTGACGCTTCGGTGCCCTTGATGCCCATCGCCACGCCGATGTCGGCGCGCTTGAGTGCCGGTGCATCGTTGGCACCGTCGCCGGTCATGGCCACCACTTCGCCACGGGCCTGCAGGGCGGTGACCAGCCTGAGCTTGTGTTCCGGGCTGGTGCGCGCGTAGACGTCGACCGACGCCGATCGCTCAGCCAGCTCGGCATCGTCGAGCCGATCCAGTTCCGGTCCGGTGAGAACGGTGTTCCCGCTGGTGAGTCCGAGCTCGCGCGCGATCGATCCGGCCGTGACGGCATGGTCGCCGGTGATCATCTTGACTCGGATGCCGGCCTCGCGACAGGCGCGGATCGATTGCGGCACTTCCGCGCGCGGCGGGTCGGCGAACCCGACCAGGCCGAGCAGGCAGAAGTCCTTGCCCAGGGTGTGTTCATCGTCGATCGAGTCGATGGGTGTCCCGGCATGGCGTTCGGCCAGGGCGAGAATGCGCAGTCCGTCGCCAGCCAGGTCGTCGAGCCGCGTGCGCCAGGTATCGGCAAGCAGTTGTTCCATGCCGTCGGCTCCCAGCACATGCGAACAGCGCTCGAGCACGGTCTCGGGGGCACCCTTGATGATCAGCCGCTCGCCGTGTGCGGTGGCCATCAGCTTGCGGTGAGAGGAGAAGGGCAGTAGCGCCGTTCGCGGTGAGGCATGCCTCACTTCGTCGATCTTGATAGCCGCCGGGGCCGCCAGGTCGAGGAGCGCGAGTTCGATGGGATCGTTGCTGTCACCGCCGAACTCGGCATCGTTGCACAGCACGGCCGCCTCGGCCAGCGCCCGAACGGCGTCGCAATCGGCCGGCAGGGATTCGGGCGAAAAATCGCCCATGCCCGTCAGGACGCGGCGCACGTGAAGTTCGTTGCGGGTCAGGGTGCCGGTCTTGTCCGAGCAGATGGTGGTGACCGAACCCAGGGTCTCGACCGCCGGCAGCCGGCGGATGATGGCCTGACGTGCAGCCATGCGCTGTACGCCGACCGCCAGGGTGATGGTGATGATCGCAGGCAGGCCCTCGGGGATGGCGGCGACGATCAGCGCCACGCCGGCCAGAAACCCCTCGTCGAGGGGCAGTCCGTGCAAGACACGGCCAAGGGTGATGACCAGGACGGTAAAGCCAACCAGCACGGCCGAGAGGATTTGACCGAAACGGTTGACCTGGCGCAGCAATGGCGTCGTCACGTTCTCGACGGTCTCGAGCATGCTGCTGATTCGGCCCAGCTCCGTGTCGCTGCCGCTGGCGAAGACCACGCCGGTTCCCTGTCCGCCGCCGACCAGCGTGCCGGAATAGGCGAGGCAGCGCCGGTCGGCCAGCGGCGCCTGTGCTTCGACGGTTTCGACGGTCTTGCCAACCGGCACTGACTCACCGGTCAGGGCGGCCTGGTCGATCCGCAGGCCGTGCGATTCGAGCAGGCGCAGGTCAGCCGGCACCAGGTCGCCTGCGCCCAGGCGCACGATGTCTCCGCGGACCAGTTCCGCCGCCGGAATGGTCTGCCAGCGCCCGTCGCGCCGGACCTTGGCTTTCAACGCCAGCATCCGGCCGATCGCCTCCATGGCGCGTTCGGCCTTGCCTTCCTGGGCCAGCCCGATGATCGCGTTGATGATGACCACTGCCGTGATCACGCCGGCATCGACCCAGTGAGCCAGTGTCGCGGCCAACAGGGCTGCCGCAATCAGTACATAGATCAGGACGTTGTGGAACTGCGCCAACAGGCGGCGCCACCAGGGCCGGCGCGGGCTCTCAGGCAGGGCGTTGGGGCCGTCTTTCGCGAGGCGGCGAGCGGCTTCTTCGGCCGTCAGGCCGGGGCTTGAGGACTGCAAGCCTTCGAGCGACTCGGCCGGCGTCAGGGTGTGCCAGGGTTTCATCGCTGGAT
It encodes the following:
- a CDS encoding MFS transporter — translated: MSETTPRGIPPAGRFAFLAALCSSFGQTFYIGLFGADFRADFNLGESGLGTLYGTATLISGLSMFWLGAIADYLTLRRAIVVTMILLAIGATFVGFAPGIAGLFIGLVLLRLAGQGLAGHLAVVAAARYAVKRRGRAVAMASYGFIAGEASLPPLVAGLMGWLAWRQVWWLAAATLVFVAVPLLVTLARPLSGREPASETTTASNPTGPLTRRKLFVHGRFLRVLAVVLVSPLVVTALFLHQSSLAERLAWSLPAVASGFVLFAAMQGVAAFAGGRLIDRFSACTLLRFYLLPLGLGVAALGILPSAPAMWVMFAGLGLTAGINGVVSGAVWVELFGTERLGMIRGVYASLMVLSTAAGPVLLGGLLERDVALETIGGVCLVYVLFAPLVIAGRLRPQSA
- a CDS encoding HAD-IC family P-type ATPase, with translation MKPWHTLTPAESLEGLQSSSPGLTAEEAARRLAKDGPNALPESPRRPWWRRLLAQFHNVLIYVLIAAALLAATLAHWVDAGVITAVVIINAIIGLAQEGKAERAMEAIGRMLALKAKVRRDGRWQTIPAAELVRGDIVRLGAGDLVPADLRLLESHGLRIDQAALTGESVPVGKTVETVEAQAPLADRRCLAYSGTLVGGGQGTGVVFASGSDTELGRISSMLETVENVTTPLLRQVNRFGQILSAVLVGFTVLVITLGRVLHGLPLDEGFLAGVALIVAAIPEGLPAIITITLAVGVQRMAARQAIIRRLPAVETLGSVTTICSDKTGTLTRNELHVRRVLTGMGDFSPESLPADCDAVRALAEAAVLCNDAEFGGDSNDPIELALLDLAAPAAIKIDEVRHASPRTALLPFSSHRKLMATAHGERLIIKGAPETVLERCSHVLGADGMEQLLADTWRTRLDDLAGDGLRILALAERHAGTPIDSIDDEHTLGKDFCLLGLVGFADPPRAEVPQSIRACREAGIRVKMITGDHAVTAGSIARELGLTSGNTVLTGPELDRLDDAELAERSASVDVYARTSPEHKLRLVTALQARGEVVAMTGDGANDAPALKRADIGVAMGIKGTEASRQAAEMVLADDNFSTIAAGIEEGRGVYDNIRKAVLFILPTNAAEALVVALAVLAGVTLPITPVQILWINMATAVTLALALAFEPTEGDVMRRPPRPRSEGLITGFVAARILWVGLVLTGATFALFQWSVTGSGDEALARTLAVNLLVAGEIVYLFNCRRLFAPSLTRESLGANRWAWLMVAILVVMQLGFTYLPAAQLIFGTTALEAGHWLLIGALVVPLLLAVELEKWLWRRFTADGGDDRPEVSA